One Dermacentor silvarum isolate Dsil-2018 chromosome 10, BIME_Dsil_1.4, whole genome shotgun sequence genomic window carries:
- the LOC119431055 gene encoding putative nuclease HARBI1 isoform X2, translating into MREVAVLFNMAESTQFAVIDRVLGFLCAIAPDVIYFGMDKEALAREFENLAGFPNVIGCIDGTYIPMRCPVNKTRSTYINRHDQVSLTMQGICNSKGRFQDVFTGPPSKVHDGRVLKLSTVQQDLPTLCQVNMYHILGDAAYPISEHLLTPFKNYGNMMQAKSKYNTCHASTRVVIENAFALLKQRFRQLRYIEFTTVDKITQFIVGCCVLHNICLDNGDIDVEDLLTDEEREERSQDTLLRIRQDRAELAANRQPQTDRENVLRRLGELKRNALVGQL; encoded by the exons ATGAGGGAGGTTGCTGTGCTTTTCAACatggcagagtctacgcagtttGCTGTGATTGATAGGGTGCTCGGCTTTCTTTGTGCCATTGCCCCAGACGTCATATACTTTGGAATGGACAAAGAGGCATTAGCCAGGGAATTCGAGAAT CTTGCAGGGTTTCCGAATGTAATAGGGTGTATCGATGGCACCTATATTCCCATGCGCTGCCCAGTGAACAAGACAAGGTCTACCTATATAAACAGGCATGACCAGGTGTCATTAACAATGCAGGGCATCTGCAACTCCAAAGGCAGGTTCCAAGACGTCTTTACTGGCCCACCAAGCAAGGTTCATGATGGTCGTGTGCTGAAACTATCAACTGTTCAGCAAGATTTGCCCACACTTTGCCAGGTGAACATGTATCACATCCTTGGAGATGCCGCCTACCCAATTAGCGAACACCTTCTTACGCCGTTTAAGAATTATGGCAACATGATGCAAGCAAAGAGCAAGTACAATACTTGCCATGCATCTACAAGGGTAGTCATTGAAAATGCATTCGCCTTATTAAAGCAGAGGTTTCGTCAGCTTCGCTACATCGAATTCACCACAGTTGACAAAATAACACAGTTCATTGTAGGATGCTGCGTGCTCCACAACATATGCCTCGACAATGGCGACATAGATGTGGAGGATCTGTTGACCGACGAAGAGAGGGAAGAAAGAAGCCAGGATACACTGCTGCGCATCAGACAGGACCGCGCAGAGTTGGCTGCTAACAGGCAGCCACAGACTGACCGTGAAAATGTGCTTCGCCGTCTGGGTGAATTGAAAAGAAATGCTTTGGTGGGGCAGCTGTAG
- the LOC119431055 gene encoding putative nuclease HARBI1 isoform X1, translated as MKIFSRYAVNKASMREVAVLFNMAESTQFAVIDRVLGFLCAIAPDVIYFGMDKEALAREFENLAGFPNVIGCIDGTYIPMRCPVNKTRSTYINRHDQVSLTMQGICNSKGRFQDVFTGPPSKVHDGRVLKLSTVQQDLPTLCQVNMYHILGDAAYPISEHLLTPFKNYGNMMQAKSKYNTCHASTRVVIENAFALLKQRFRQLRYIEFTTVDKITQFIVGCCVLHNICLDNGDIDVEDLLTDEEREERSQDTLLRIRQDRAELAANRQPQTDRENVLRRLGELKRNALVGQL; from the exons ATGAAAATATTTTCTAGGTATGCTGTCAACAAGGCCTCAATGAGGGAGGTTGCTGTGCTTTTCAACatggcagagtctacgcagtttGCTGTGATTGATAGGGTGCTCGGCTTTCTTTGTGCCATTGCCCCAGACGTCATATACTTTGGAATGGACAAAGAGGCATTAGCCAGGGAATTCGAGAAT CTTGCAGGGTTTCCGAATGTAATAGGGTGTATCGATGGCACCTATATTCCCATGCGCTGCCCAGTGAACAAGACAAGGTCTACCTATATAAACAGGCATGACCAGGTGTCATTAACAATGCAGGGCATCTGCAACTCCAAAGGCAGGTTCCAAGACGTCTTTACTGGCCCACCAAGCAAGGTTCATGATGGTCGTGTGCTGAAACTATCAACTGTTCAGCAAGATTTGCCCACACTTTGCCAGGTGAACATGTATCACATCCTTGGAGATGCCGCCTACCCAATTAGCGAACACCTTCTTACGCCGTTTAAGAATTATGGCAACATGATGCAAGCAAAGAGCAAGTACAATACTTGCCATGCATCTACAAGGGTAGTCATTGAAAATGCATTCGCCTTATTAAAGCAGAGGTTTCGTCAGCTTCGCTACATCGAATTCACCACAGTTGACAAAATAACACAGTTCATTGTAGGATGCTGCGTGCTCCACAACATATGCCTCGACAATGGCGACATAGATGTGGAGGATCTGTTGACCGACGAAGAGAGGGAAGAAAGAAGCCAGGATACACTGCTGCGCATCAGACAGGACCGCGCAGAGTTGGCTGCTAACAGGCAGCCACAGACTGACCGTGAAAATGTGCTTCGCCGTCTGGGTGAATTGAAAAGAAATGCTTTGGTGGGGCAGCTGTAG